The DNA region TAAAAAAGGACATTTATTAGCTACTGATTTGGCTGATTATTTAGTACGAGAAAAAAATATTCCTTTTAGAAAAGCCCATTTTATTGTAGGAAATGTAGTAGCTCAAGCTGAAAAAGAAAAAATAGACATAAGTGAGATTAAAGATCTTTCAAAAATAAATCCTATTTTTGATGCAAAAGCTATGGATATTTTAGATTTTCAACATTCTTTAAACGCTAAACAAAGCCAAGGGTCTAGTTCTGTTGCAAGCGTAGAAAAGCAAATTGAACTTTTAGAAGAATTTATTGCCTCTTTGTAAAAATATTTTTTAGACATTAAATCTAAAATGTATAATATCTCCATCTAAAACGATATAGTCTTTACCTTCAAGCCGTAATTTTCCGGCTTCCTTAACCCCGTTTTCACCTTTATAATGAATATAATCTTCATAAGAAATAACTTCAGCTTTTATAAAACCCTTTTCAAAATCATTATGAATCACACTTGCAGCTTTTGGAGCTTTCCAACCTTTTTTAATAGTCCAAGAACGTACTTCAACAACTCCTGCTGTAAAATAACTTATAAGTCCAAGTTTGGCAAAAGCTGTGCGAATGATTTGATCTAAACCACTTTCATTAATCCCTAAAGAATTTAAAAATTCTTGACTTTCTTCTTTGCTTAAACCTACAAGCTCTTCTTCAATTTTTGCGCAAAGTTTTATAACTTCATGATTATTTTTTTTCGCATATTCTTTTAAGCTTTTAACATAGGCATTATCTTCTTTGATACCATTTTCATCAACATTTGCCCCATAAATAACTTCTTTAGCAGATAACAATCTTAGTTCTTTAATTAAAGTTTGATACATTTCATTTTCTTTATGAGGATAAGAACTTGCTGCTAAACCTTCATTAAGATGTTTAAGTAAAGATTGTGCAAGTTCTAGGTATTCTTTGGCATTTTTTTGATTAGTTTTAACTTCTTTGTTAAGTTTTTCTATTTTTTTATTAATTTGTTCTATATCTGCTAAAATAAGTTCGGTATTAATGATTCCTACATCACGCAAAGGATCAACCTTGCCTTCAACATGGGTGATATTTTCTTCATCAAAGCAACGTACAATGTGTAAGATCACTTCTGTTTCTCTGATATTAGATAAAAATTTATTTCCTAAACCTTCGCCCTTGCTTGCACCTTTAACAAGTCCTGCAATATCTACAAATTCTATCAAAGAATGCATTATTCTTTCAGGTTTTACTATTTTTGCAAGTTCATTTAATCTTAAATCAGGCACTTGTACCATAGCCTTATTTGGTTCTATGGTACAAAAAGGGTAATTTGCACTTTGAGCACTTTGGGTTTGGGCTAGGGCGTTAAAAGTTGTTGATTTTCCAACATTAGGAAGTCCTACTATACCAACACTTAAATTCATTAATTTTTCCTTAAAATATCAAGCAAATAATTAACACACATTCTCACTCCTGCACCACCTGCACCAAAATTAGAATATCCCCATGCTTTTTCCACATAGGCTGGACCTGCGATATCAAGATGCAACCATTTATCTTTATACTCTTTGCGTATAAATTTATCTAAAAACAATCCCGCTGTAATAGCCCCGCCATAACGGCTAGTAGAAGTATTGCTAACATCTGCTATGTTTGATTTTATCAAATCTCTAAGATAAGGATTAAAATGTAAAATAGTAGTGTATTCTCCACTTTTTTTAGAACTAGCATAAAAATCGTTTTGTAATTGTTCATTATTTCCCATAATAGCACTTGTAAATTCTCCAAGTCCTACTACGCATGCTCCAGTAAGAGTTGCCATATCAATGAGTAAATCTGGTTTTAAATCTTGTGCAAAAGAAAGACAATCAGCTAAAACCAAACGTCCTTCAGCATCTGTATTTCTTACTTCTATACTTACACCTTCGCGTGAAATTAAAACATCATCAGGTTTATAAGCATTGCCTCCTATCATGTTTTCAGTAGCACCTAAAACACAATGCACTTCTAAATCCAAATCAAGCTCAGCTACTGCTTTTATAATGCCCATGGCTGCTGCTGCACCGCTTTTATCAGCCTTCATAGTAAGCATATAATCTGCAGGTTTTAAACTTAAACCTCCGCTATCATAAGTTAAACCTTTTCCAACAAAGACCACGCGTTGTTTAGAATTTTTACCCTTATAGCTAAGATGTATAAGACGTGGTGGATGTATTGAGGCTCTATTAACTGCTAAAAAAGCCTCCATTTTTTCTTTAGCAAGGAAGTTTTCATCATAAATTTTGCATGTAATATTTTTATTTTCTTGAGCTAAATTTTGCGCATCTTCTGCCATTTTTAAAGGAGTATAAATTTCTGGAATTTCATTGACTATATTTTTAGTAAAATTTGTTGCATTTGCTAAAATTTCTCCGCGTTTTAAGCCTATTTTAGCTTCATCTTGATTGAATTCTTTAGCATTGAGCTCTTCGCTAGAAATGATAAATTTTTCCAAAGTACTTACTTTTTTTTCTTTTTTATATTTATCAAATTTATAAGCTCCAAAAAGCACACCTTCAACTAAAGAAGCAAAACTTCTAACCACGCAATCTCCAACTATACTAGGAAGTTTAACGCTTTTAATATTAAGTTTTTCAAGGCTTTTATAAGCAGTACAAAGTGATAATCTTATATCTTCATAAGCAAGACTTTTAAGATCTAAATATAATTTTTTATTATTTAAATCAAGTAAAGTTCCTTCGCCTTCGTAATTGTTTAATTTAAAAAAATCTTTTTCTTTATCAAATTTTTTGATATTTTTATCTTGTATAAAAATAAGTTCAAAATCTGCTTGTATAAGTTCTAATTTTTTGTCATTAAATTCAAATTTCATAATTTTTCCTTTTATTTTTAAGTATATTTTTTTCTATTTGTTTAAATCCAAATAATAACAAAAATAAGCAAATTGCAATAATAATAGCCGCATAATACCAATAAGATTCAGCCCAAGCTACCATTTTCCAAATTTCTTCACCAAAATACCAAGCTAAAAGTATAGTAATAGAAGCCCAAACCCAAGCACTAAAAAGGTTAATAATAGCAAATTTTTTAGCATTATAACGTGTTATGCCTATACTCATAGGTATAATGGTTCTAAAACCATACATATAGCGTTGTATGAAAATAATAGGCCAGCCAAAACGCTGTAAAAGTAAATGTGCTACTGCAAATTTACGCCTTTGAGTTTTAAGTTTTTTTTGAATATAGCGTTTATTATATCTTCCTATATAAAAATAAATTTGATCACCAACAAAACCGCCAAGTCCTGCTACAAAAATGATTAAGCCTAGATTAACATGACCTTGATGAGCAAAAATTCCTGCTAAAATTAAAGCCAATTCACCCTCTAAAATACACCATAAAAAAATAATAATATAAGCTAGATCTTTATACTGATAAAGTAAGTCTTTTAAAAATTCTTCCATATTCTACCTTCCTTAATAAATAAAAAATTAAATCTTTAAAACACTATAAACTGAAGTAAGTTTTTCAAGTTTATTAGCACCATTTAAATCTTTAAGATTTATTAAAAAACATGCCTCAACACATTTTGCACCTGTTTTATGTATAAGTTCATGCGAAGCTATGGCTGTTCCACCTGTTGCTATTAAATCATCTATAAGTAAAACTTTTGCATTTTTAATATTTTTAAATGCATCTTTGTGAAGTTCTAACTTATCACTTCCATATTCAAGATCGTAAGTACAAGAAAAAGTTTCAAAAGGAAGTTTTCCTGGTTTTCTAATGGGTACAAAAGGAAGATTAAGCTTAGCGCAAAGCATGGATGCAAAGATAAATCCTCTGCTTTCTGTTCCTGCTATAAAATCTAATTCATAATTTTTATAGCGTTTTTCTAAATGATTGAGTAAAAAATTTAAAACCTCTTTATTATTCAATAAAGTAGTAATATCTCTAAAAATAATTCCTTTTTTTGGAAAATCAGGAATAATTCTAATGCTATTAAGTAAATACTGTTGTTCTTCTTGGGTTAGTTTTATCATAACAATGCCTCAATTTTTGCTTCTAATTCTTTAATTCTTTGTCTTAATTTATCATTTTCTAAACGATATTGAGAATTTCTTGTTCTTAAAGAAGTAAGATCTGCTTTAATTTTATTTAATTCTTCTGTGAGTATGTCTATATTGCCAAGACTTCTTTGAAGTTGAATCTGTAATTTTCTAATGATAATTTCAGTATCATCAAGATTGTTTTTAATAAAATCTTTTGATGTTTTTTCTTTATTAAGTAGGGTTTTATAATAAAATAACATAACACTTAAGTAAAGAGTTGCGCAAATTAGCACAGTTAAAATAAGCCAATTTGTAAACATTATATTTTTACCTCTATTTTTTGAATTCTTTGTGTGTGTCTTCCTTGTTCAAAAGGTGTTTGTATGAATTTTTGTATGATATTTATAGCAAGTTCAATACCTATAAGTCTTCCTCCAAGTGCTAAAACATTAGCATCATTATGTTTTCTTGCGAGTTCTGCGCTTAAACTTTCATGACACAAAGCACAACGGATGTGTGGGTGTCGGTTTGCTGCTATAGAAATCCCAATACCACTTCCACAAATGAGTATACCAAAGCTTTTATTATCGATTTTAGAGGCGAGTAAATGGGCAAAATCAGGATAATCACAACTTGCATCATCATGAGTTCCAAGATTATGAAAAAGAAATTCTTTTTCCTTTAAGAATAAGCAAATTTTTTCCTTTAACTCAAAACCAGCATGATCGCTAGCAATATAAATTTGTTTTTTAAGCATCGCTTTCTCACATGTAAAATCAAGATTTAAGATTTTAATTTTATCATATTAAATCATAAAAATACCTTTTCTTTTTAAAAATAAGCTTTATTTTTTTTGAATTATGTTAAAATAATAAATATAAATAAGCTTAAAAAAGGGGAAAAAGAATGAAGCTTATACTTATAGGATCTTCTACTGGGGGTCCTAATCAGCTTAAATTTCTTTTAAAAGATCTTGATATAAAAAATACTTCTATAGTTATAGCCCAACATATGAGTCCTAGCTTTATTCCATCTTTTGTAGGACAATTTAATAAAGAAGCTCTATGTGAAGTGTGTTTGTTAAATAATAAAGAAGTATTAAGTAATAAAATTTATATTTGCCTTAAAAATACTATTTTATCTGGAAATTTAACGATTACAGCTATTTGGCAAGATGTTGCATCAAGTTTTAAACCTAGTATAGATTTACTTTTTCAATCTGCAGTTTCTCTAACTAAAACAAATAAAATACTAGCCATTATTTTAACTGGAATGGGAGATGATGGCGCAAAGGGTTTATTAGAACTTTATAAAACAGGGGTTAAATGTTTGTGTGAAAATGAAACAGATAGTGTAGTTTATGGAATGCCAAAAAGAGCAAAAGATATAAATCCACATTTAAAATGTAAAAGTTTAAAAGAAATTAAAAAAGAAATCTTAGATTTTGTTAACCAAACCTAATAAAACAAGGAGGATGAGAAAAAGTTTAAAGTTAAAAAATAAAAGTTGTTAATTCGCAATTGAAAATTTAAATTGTAATTAATTTAAAGGGAAAATATAAAAGGAAGACTATTATGGAAGGTAGAACAACTCCTAGCGAATATGAGCTAAATGAGTTTATAAAAATTATTAATGAAATAAGCGGTATTGATCTTAGTGACAAAAAAAGTATTTTAGCTTTAAAATTAAATAAATTTTTAGAAAGCATCTCTGTTAAAAATTTTTCAGATTTTTTGGAAAAATTAAAAGTTAATAAGCAGCTTAAGCAAGAAACTTTAGATTTTGTAACCATAGGTGAAACTTATTTTTTAAGAGAATTAGCCCAGCTAAAAGCAATTATTTATTATGCTAAAAGTTTAGAAAAAAAAGTTAATATCTTAAGCGCTCCTTGTTCTAGTGGTGAAGAAGTTTATTCTCTTGCCTTACTTGCTGCACAAAATTTTATGAAAGATATTTATATTTTGGGTATTGATATTAATTCTAATGTCATAGAAAAAGCAAAATTAGGTAAATATCAAGGAAGAACCTTACAGCGCTTAAGTGAAAATGAAAAAAGAAGATTTTTTACAGAAAATGAGGATAAATTTTATACCATCAATAAAAATGAACTTTGTCTTTGTAAATTTGAACTTTGCAATGTCTTCGAAGAAAAATTTTTAAGATTAGGTAAATTTGATATTATAGCTTCTAGAAATATGATTATTTATTTTGATCATGAATCAAAATTAAAACTTATGGAACAATTTCATAAAATTTTAAATCATCAAGGAAGGCTTTATGTAGGTAATGCTGATTTGATTCCTGAAACTGTTTATTTTAAAAAAGTTTTTTCTTCAAAGGGTATTTATTATGAGAAAATTTAATTAAAATATTTTTACTAAAAGTTACAATTTTTAAATTTCTTAGTAAAAATAAGTTACATTTTTGAAACAATTTTATTGATTTAATGTTAGAATGATTCTGTAGTTAAATACAGAAGGAAAAATTTTGATTAAACTAAAAAATGTAAACAAATACTATGGAACCCATCATGTTTTAAAAGATGTCAATCTTACAGTTAAGGAAGGTGAAAAATTAGTTATTATAGGTCCAAGTGGAAGTGGTAAAAGTACTACTATCCGTTGTATGAACGGACTTGAAGAAGTTACTTCTGGCGAAGTGATTATTAATAATCTTATTTTAAATCGTAAAAATAAAATTGAAATTTGTAAAAAATACTGTGCTATGGTTTTTCAGCATTTTAATTTGTATCCACACATGACAGTTTTACAAAATTTAATTTTAGCCCCAATGAAACTTCAAAAAAAAACTAAAAAAGAAGCAGAAGAAATCGCTTATAAATACTTAAAAGTTGTAGGCTTAGTGGATAAAGCAAATGTTTATCCTATAACGCTTTCAGGCGGTCAGCAACAACGTGTTGCTATAGCTAGATCTCTTTGCACAAATAAACCTTATATTTTATTTGATGAACCTACTTCAGCCCTTGATCCAGAAACTATACAAGAAGTTTTAGATGTTATGAAACAAATTTCTTATCAAAGCAATACCACTATGGTTGTAGTTACTCATGAAATGGGATTTGCAAAAGAAGTAGCAGATAGAATCATTTTCATGGAAGATGGTGCTATAGTAGAAGAAAATATTCCTAGTGAATTTTTTCAAAATCCAAAAACACAAAGAGCAAAACTCTTTTTAGGAAAAATTATTAAAAATTAATCAAATTATTAAAAGGAGAAAATATGATTGTAAAAAAATCTTTATTTAAATTAGCAATGTTAGCTTTAGGTGTTTGTTTTGCATTAAATACAGCTAATGCATCTACAAAACTTGAATCTATTAAAGCCAAAGGACAATTAATCGTTGGTGTTAAAAATGATGTGCCCCATTATGCTTTGCTTGATCAAGCTACAGGTGAAATTAAAGGTTTTGAAGTTGATGTTGCTAAATTGCTTGCTAAAAGTATTTTAGGTGATGATAGTAAAATAAAACTTGTTGCAGTTAATGCTAAAACAAGAGGACCTTTGCTTGATAATGGTAGCATAGATGCAGTTATAGCAACTTTTACCATTACTCCTGAAAGAAAAAAAATTTATAATTTTTCAGAACCTTATTATCAAGATGCTGTAGGGCTTTTAGTTTTAAAAGAGAAAAATTATAAATCTTTAGCAGATATGAAAGGTGCTAATATAGGCGTAGCTCAAGCTGCAACTACAAAAAAGATTAT from Campylobacter hepaticus includes:
- a CDS encoding amino acid ABC transporter ATP-binding protein; the protein is MIKLKNVNKYYGTHHVLKDVNLTVKEGEKLVIIGPSGSGKSTTIRCMNGLEEVTSGEVIINNLILNRKNKIEICKKYCAMVFQHFNLYPHMTVLQNLILAPMKLQKKTKKEAEEIAYKYLKVVGLVDKANVYPITLSGGQQQRVAIARSLCTNKPYILFDEPTSALDPETIQEVLDVMKQISYQSNTTMVVVTHEMGFAKEVADRIIFMEDGAIVEENIPSEFFQNPKTQRAKLFLGKIIKN
- a CDS encoding CheR family methyltransferase, translating into MEGRTTPSEYELNEFIKIINEISGIDLSDKKSILALKLNKFLESISVKNFSDFLEKLKVNKQLKQETLDFVTIGETYFLRELAQLKAIIYYAKSLEKKVNILSAPCSSGEEVYSLALLAAQNFMKDIYILGIDINSNVIEKAKLGKYQGRTLQRLSENEKRRFFTENEDKFYTINKNELCLCKFELCNVFEEKFLRLGKFDIIASRNMIIYFDHESKLKLMEQFHKILNHQGRLYVGNADLIPETVYFKKVFSSKGIYYEKI
- the apt gene encoding adenine phosphoribosyltransferase, giving the protein MIKLTQEEQQYLLNSIRIIPDFPKKGIIFRDITTLLNNKEVLNFLLNHLEKRYKNYELDFIAGTESRGFIFASMLCAKLNLPFVPIRKPGKLPFETFSCTYDLEYGSDKLELHKDAFKNIKNAKVLLIDDLIATGGTAIASHELIHKTGAKCVEACFLINLKDLNGANKLEKLTSVYSVLKI
- the ychF gene encoding redox-regulated ATPase YchF — protein: MNLSVGIVGLPNVGKSTTFNALAQTQSAQSANYPFCTIEPNKAMVQVPDLRLNELAKIVKPERIMHSLIEFVDIAGLVKGASKGEGLGNKFLSNIRETEVILHIVRCFDEENITHVEGKVDPLRDVGIINTELILADIEQINKKIEKLNKEVKTNQKNAKEYLELAQSLLKHLNEGLAASSYPHKENEMYQTLIKELRLLSAKEVIYGANVDENGIKEDNAYVKSLKEYAKKNNHEVIKLCAKIEEELVGLSKEESQEFLNSLGINESGLDQIIRTAFAKLGLISYFTAGVVEVRSWTIKKGWKAPKAASVIHNDFEKGFIKAEVISYEDYIHYKGENGVKEAGKLRLEGKDYIVLDGDIIHFRFNV
- the rpiB gene encoding ribose 5-phosphate isomerase B encodes the protein MLKKQIYIASDHAGFELKEKICLFLKEKEFLFHNLGTHDDASCDYPDFAHLLASKIDNKSFGILICGSGIGISIAANRHPHIRCALCHESLSAELARKHNDANVLALGGRLIGIELAINIIQKFIQTPFEQGRHTQRIQKIEVKI
- a CDS encoding transporter substrate-binding domain-containing protein, which encodes MIVKKSLFKLAMLALGVCFALNTANASTKLESIKAKGQLIVGVKNDVPHYALLDQATGEIKGFEVDVAKLLAKSILGDDSKIKLVAVNAKTRGPLLDNGSIDAVIATFTITPERKKIYNFSEPYYQDAVGLLVLKEKNYKSLADMKGANIGVAQAATTKKIIAQAAKDINIDVSFSEFPDYPSIKAALDAKRVDAFSVDKSILLGYVDDKSEILPDSFEPQSYGIVTKKDDPQFAQYVDNFVKDHKNEIEALAKKWGL
- a CDS encoding leucyl aminopeptidase translates to MKFEFNDKKLELIQADFELIFIQDKNIKKFDKEKDFFKLNNYEGEGTLLDLNNKKLYLDLKSLAYEDIRLSLCTAYKSLEKLNIKSVKLPSIVGDCVVRSFASLVEGVLFGAYKFDKYKKEKKVSTLEKFIISSEELNAKEFNQDEAKIGLKRGEILANATNFTKNIVNEIPEIYTPLKMAEDAQNLAQENKNITCKIYDENFLAKEKMEAFLAVNRASIHPPRLIHLSYKGKNSKQRVVFVGKGLTYDSGGLSLKPADYMLTMKADKSGAAAAMGIIKAVAELDLDLEVHCVLGATENMIGGNAYKPDDVLISREGVSIEVRNTDAEGRLVLADCLSFAQDLKPDLLIDMATLTGACVVGLGEFTSAIMGNNEQLQNDFYASSKKSGEYTTILHFNPYLRDLIKSNIADVSNTSTSRYGGAITAGLFLDKFIRKEYKDKWLHLDIAGPAYVEKAWGYSNFGAGGAGVRMCVNYLLDILRKN
- a CDS encoding CheB methylesterase domain-containing protein, translating into MKLILIGSSTGGPNQLKFLLKDLDIKNTSIVIAQHMSPSFIPSFVGQFNKEALCEVCLLNNKEVLSNKIYICLKNTILSGNLTITAIWQDVASSFKPSIDLLFQSAVSLTKTNKILAIILTGMGDDGAKGLLELYKTGVKCLCENETDSVVYGMPKRAKDINPHLKCKSLKEIKKEILDFVNQT
- a CDS encoding DedA family protein, yielding MEEFLKDLLYQYKDLAYIIIFLWCILEGELALILAGIFAHQGHVNLGLIIFVAGLGGFVGDQIYFYIGRYNKRYIQKKLKTQRRKFAVAHLLLQRFGWPIIFIQRYMYGFRTIIPMSIGITRYNAKKFAIINLFSAWVWASITILLAWYFGEEIWKMVAWAESYWYYAAIIIAICLFLLLFGFKQIEKNILKNKRKNYEI